The following proteins are encoded in a genomic region of Hymenobacter siberiensis:
- the trhO gene encoding oxygen-dependent tRNA uridine(34) hydroxylase TrhO, with amino-acid sequence MYQALLYYCYTPLDNPEQFRDEHHRLCLALDLRGRIIVAAEGLNGTVSGTYESCAAYMTAVKADPRFTALEFKIDEVEAHTFQKLHVRVKSEIVHSSLHHVRPHEKTGQHLSPAEFKALKDRDDVVVVDVRSDYEYNLGRFKNAVTLDIENFRDFPDRVERLKEFKDKKILTYCTGGVKCEKASAYLLEQGFENVYQLHGGIIKYGIEAGGEDFDGQCYVFDNRVAVDVNRVNPTVISRCHHCQQPSARLINCANPHCNAHLPLCEACGNNLQGACSEACAQHPDKRVYDGTGTYPKLSNHYNPAQGLASYAK; translated from the coding sequence ATGTATCAGGCTCTTCTTTATTACTGCTACACCCCGCTCGACAACCCCGAGCAGTTCCGCGACGAGCACCACCGCTTGTGCTTGGCGCTGGATTTGCGCGGGCGCATCATCGTGGCAGCCGAGGGGCTGAACGGCACGGTATCGGGCACGTACGAAAGCTGCGCGGCCTACATGACGGCCGTGAAAGCCGACCCGCGCTTTACCGCGCTGGAGTTTAAGATTGACGAGGTGGAAGCCCACACCTTCCAGAAGCTGCACGTGCGGGTGAAGTCCGAAATCGTGCACAGCAGCCTGCACCACGTGCGGCCCCACGAGAAAACCGGCCAGCACCTTTCGCCCGCAGAATTCAAGGCCCTCAAGGACCGCGACGACGTGGTAGTGGTCGACGTACGCTCAGACTACGAGTACAACCTCGGCCGCTTCAAAAATGCCGTGACGCTGGATATTGAGAATTTCCGCGATTTCCCCGACCGCGTCGAGCGCCTCAAGGAATTCAAGGACAAGAAAATTCTGACGTATTGCACCGGCGGCGTGAAGTGCGAAAAAGCCAGCGCCTACCTCTTGGAGCAGGGTTTTGAGAACGTGTACCAGCTGCATGGCGGCATCATCAAATACGGCATCGAGGCCGGGGGCGAGGATTTCGACGGCCAGTGCTACGTGTTCGACAACCGCGTGGCCGTGGATGTGAACCGCGTGAACCCTACCGTGATTTCGCGCTGCCACCACTGCCAGCAGCCCAGCGCCCGCCTCATCAACTGCGCCAATCCGCACTGCAACGCCCACCTGCCGCTCTGCGAAGCCTGCGGCAATAACCTGCAAGGGGCCTGCTCCGAAGCCTGCGCCCAGCACCCCGACAAGCGCGTATACGATGGTACCGGTACCTACCCCAAGCTCAGTAACCACTATAACCCCGCCCAGGGCCTGGCCTCCTACGCTAAGTGA
- a CDS encoding 4Fe-4S dicluster domain-containing protein yields MAIMITDECINCGACEPECPNNAIYEGGAQWRWADGTSLKEVAAPDGTVVGGTAPQIPVSDEYYYIVSDKCTECVGFHEEPQCAAVCPVDCCVDDPDYRETRERLLEKKEWLHIAA; encoded by the coding sequence ATGGCCATCATGATAACCGACGAGTGCATCAATTGTGGTGCCTGCGAGCCGGAATGCCCCAACAACGCTATTTACGAAGGCGGCGCGCAGTGGCGCTGGGCCGATGGCACCTCGCTGAAGGAAGTGGCCGCCCCCGATGGCACCGTAGTAGGGGGCACCGCCCCGCAAATCCCGGTTTCAGACGAGTACTACTATATCGTATCGGATAAATGCACCGAGTGCGTGGGCTTCCACGAGGAGCCGCAGTGCGCCGCCGTGTGCCCCGTCGATTGCTGCGTGGACGACCCCGACTACCGCGAAACCCGCGAGCGCCTGCTCGAAAAGAAAGAGTGGCTGCACATCGCTGCCTAG
- a CDS encoding NeuD/PglB/VioB family sugar acetyltransferase, whose product MENPVIILGAQTVGTAALDAFLSNDVVVYCMLDDDKKLQGTELLDVPVMGNTDDGELLKLLGKKCEVFVATEDTASRRSLTQMLRTEYEAVPVNAIHERASVSNHATLGHGNYIGPNAVVAATATLGDGCLVGANAVVEARATVGDYAQLGSGALLGADVKVGEQAFIGAGAVVVAGVKIGDKARVGAGSVVVADVANGQTVFGNPAVKV is encoded by the coding sequence ATGGAAAATCCCGTTATCATTCTTGGTGCCCAAACCGTGGGCACCGCCGCCCTCGACGCCTTTCTCTCCAACGACGTGGTCGTGTATTGCATGCTCGACGACGATAAGAAGCTGCAAGGCACAGAGCTGCTCGACGTGCCCGTAATGGGCAACACCGACGACGGCGAGCTGCTGAAGCTGCTGGGTAAAAAGTGCGAAGTTTTTGTGGCCACCGAAGACACCGCAAGCCGCCGCAGCCTCACCCAAATGCTGCGCACCGAGTACGAAGCCGTGCCCGTAAATGCCATTCACGAGCGGGCCAGTGTTTCGAACCACGCCACGCTGGGCCACGGCAACTACATTGGCCCCAACGCCGTGGTAGCCGCCACTGCCACCCTCGGCGATGGCTGCCTGGTGGGGGCCAACGCCGTAGTAGAGGCCCGCGCCACCGTGGGCGACTACGCCCAGCTGGGCAGCGGTGCCCTGCTCGGGGCCGATGTGAAAGTGGGCGAACAAGCCTTCATCGGGGCCGGTGCGGTAGTGGTAGCTGGCGTAAAAATCGGCGACAAGGCCCGTGTTGGCGCTGGCTCCGTTGTAGTGGCCGACGTGGCCAACGGCCAAACGGTATTCGGCAACCCGGCGGTGAAAGTCTAA
- a CDS encoding nucleoside phosphorylase: MIPSSELILNPDGSIYHLNLLPDHISDTILTVGDPARVAQVSRHFDSIEFETTHREFVTHVGYYRGKRLTVLSTGMGTDNIDIVMNELDALVNIDFMAREVRPVEERLSLRIIRLGTSGSLQADVPIGTMLATEHAVGLDSLMQFYPLMETGLETEIATELQRSLGLPFAPYVVRGSDLLREQLGAGMTMGNTLTCPGFYGPQGRSLRLPLRQPDYISRLQNFRHQSSEGEFRLSNFEMETAGYYSLGRLLGHEVLSLNAIVANRATGEFAENAGAVVDAMIERTLQHLVAQ; encoded by the coding sequence ATGATTCCCTCCTCCGAACTCATCCTCAACCCCGACGGGAGCATTTACCACCTCAACCTGCTGCCCGACCACATTTCCGATACCATCCTCACCGTGGGCGACCCGGCGCGGGTGGCCCAGGTGAGCCGGCATTTCGATTCGATAGAGTTTGAAACCACGCACCGCGAGTTCGTGACCCACGTAGGCTACTACCGCGGCAAGCGCCTCACGGTACTCAGCACCGGCATGGGCACCGATAACATCGACATCGTGATGAACGAGCTTGATGCGTTGGTTAACATCGACTTCATGGCCCGCGAGGTGCGCCCCGTGGAGGAGCGGCTGAGCCTGCGCATCATCCGGCTGGGTACCAGCGGCAGCTTGCAGGCCGATGTGCCCATCGGCACGATGCTGGCCACCGAGCACGCCGTGGGCCTCGACAGCCTCATGCAGTTTTACCCGCTGATGGAAACCGGCCTTGAAACCGAAATAGCCACCGAGCTGCAGCGCTCACTGGGCCTGCCGTTTGCGCCCTATGTAGTGCGCGGCTCCGACTTGCTCCGCGAGCAGCTGGGGGCCGGCATGACGATGGGCAACACGCTCACCTGCCCCGGCTTCTACGGTCCGCAGGGCCGCAGCCTGCGCCTGCCCCTGCGCCAGCCCGACTACATCTCCCGCCTGCAGAACTTCCGCCACCAGAGCAGCGAAGGCGAATTCCGCCTCAGCAACTTCGAGATGGAAACGGCCGGCTATTATTCCCTGGGCCGCCTGCTGGGCCACGAAGTATTGTCGTTGAACGCCATTGTGGCCAACCGCGCCACCGGCGAATTCGCCGAAAACGCCGGTGCCGTGGTTGATGCCATGATTGAGCGCACGCTCCAGCACTTGGTAGCACAGTAA
- a CDS encoding carbon-nitrogen hydrolase family protein, which translates to MASLFSFRKPAPPAPVLPEVQAPIGTLRIGLGQLLVEGGEPARNLARAVEQIAQAAAQQCELVLLPETLDFAWTHPSALYEAQPIPGLYSDMLCEAAARHQIYVCAGLTERAADGRNFNAAILIDPQGNIIVKYHKINLLDIEQPYYAVGQTLNVVDTPLGKIGVNICADNYLDGLPIGHTLARMGAEFIIAPASWTVDYSITEENDPYQEKWVKPFSILAQLYNVVVVSVTSVGYIVGGPYEGKKSVGCSLAVDAHGVRAQGAFNEFAGQLVVADLARPHRPERGTDIGLMLQRKGYRFDQLP; encoded by the coding sequence ATGGCTTCGCTCTTTTCTTTTCGCAAACCTGCACCTCCGGCTCCTGTATTGCCCGAAGTGCAGGCCCCGATTGGCACGCTGCGCATTGGCCTGGGGCAATTGCTGGTAGAAGGCGGCGAGCCTGCACGCAACCTCGCCCGGGCCGTGGAGCAGATTGCCCAGGCAGCCGCCCAGCAGTGCGAGCTGGTGTTGTTGCCGGAAACCCTGGATTTTGCCTGGACGCACCCCAGCGCCCTCTACGAGGCCCAGCCCATTCCCGGCCTGTACAGCGACATGCTGTGCGAGGCGGCGGCCCGCCACCAGATTTACGTGTGCGCCGGCCTCACCGAGCGCGCGGCCGATGGCCGCAACTTCAACGCGGCAATCCTCATCGACCCGCAGGGCAATATCATCGTCAAATACCACAAGATAAACCTCTTGGACATCGAGCAGCCCTACTACGCCGTGGGCCAGACGCTGAATGTAGTGGATACACCACTGGGTAAAATCGGGGTAAATATCTGCGCCGATAACTACCTCGACGGGTTGCCCATTGGCCACACCCTGGCGCGCATGGGAGCCGAATTCATTATTGCACCGGCATCGTGGACGGTGGACTACTCCATCACCGAGGAGAACGACCCCTACCAGGAAAAATGGGTAAAGCCTTTTTCAATCCTTGCTCAGCTCTACAACGTAGTGGTAGTGAGCGTTACCTCCGTCGGCTACATCGTGGGCGGGCCCTATGAGGGCAAGAAAAGTGTGGGCTGCTCGCTGGCCGTTGATGCCCACGGCGTGCGGGCGCAGGGGGCCTTCAATGAGTTTGCCGGCCAGCTGGTTGTGGCCGACCTCGCCCGGCCGCATCGCCCGGAGCGCGGCACCGATATCGGCCTGATGCTTCAGCGCAAAGGCTACCGCTTCGACCAGCTGCCGTAA
- a CDS encoding acyl-CoA reductase produces MNHSERLAAFVALGQRLTSLNSDELTALAARARNQNAWFDRSNVTAAVAGIAHLLAEAPLRHWAARYPTEPTTVRQVGVVMAGNIPMVGFHDLLCVLLSGHVLLAKLSADDTTLMTWLMEELVNIEPRFADFMKVLPRLNAADAFIATGSDNTARYFEFYFGQRPHLIRRNRTSVAVLTGQETSAELALLGPDIFQYYGLGCRNVSKLFVPESYDFVPLLDALHGFETILHHHKYNNNYDYNKSILLVNAVPHYDTGFLLLTRSAALVSPISVVHYTEYASEIDLVDQLTDVATQTQCVVSASGRFAGSVPFGKAQAPGVEEYADRVDTMEFLAQLT; encoded by the coding sequence ATGAATCATTCCGAACGCTTAGCGGCTTTTGTGGCCCTCGGCCAGCGCCTCACCTCCCTCAATTCTGACGAACTGACCGCACTGGCGGCCCGCGCCCGCAACCAGAACGCCTGGTTCGACCGGTCCAACGTGACGGCTGCCGTAGCCGGCATTGCGCACCTGCTGGCCGAAGCGCCGCTGCGCCACTGGGCCGCCCGCTACCCCACCGAGCCCACCACCGTGCGCCAGGTGGGCGTGGTGATGGCCGGTAATATTCCCATGGTGGGCTTCCACGACCTGCTGTGCGTGCTGCTCAGCGGCCATGTGCTGCTGGCCAAGCTCAGCGCCGACGACACGACTCTGATGACCTGGCTGATGGAAGAGCTGGTGAACATCGAGCCCCGCTTTGCGGACTTTATGAAAGTGCTGCCGCGCCTGAACGCAGCCGATGCCTTCATCGCCACCGGCTCGGATAATACGGCCCGCTACTTTGAATTTTATTTTGGCCAGCGGCCGCACCTCATTCGCCGCAACCGGACTAGCGTGGCCGTGCTCACGGGCCAGGAAACCAGCGCGGAGCTGGCCCTGCTGGGACCCGATATTTTCCAGTACTACGGCCTGGGCTGCCGCAATGTGAGCAAGCTGTTCGTGCCCGAAAGCTACGACTTTGTGCCCCTGCTCGATGCGCTGCATGGCTTTGAGACCATTCTGCATCATCATAAATACAACAACAACTACGACTACAACAAGAGCATTCTGCTGGTGAATGCCGTGCCGCACTACGACACGGGTTTCCTGCTGCTCACGCGCAGCGCGGCGCTGGTATCGCCCATTTCGGTGGTGCATTACACCGAGTATGCCAGCGAAATCGACCTGGTGGACCAGCTCACCGACGTGGCAACCCAGACGCAGTGCGTGGTATCGGCCAGCGGGCGGTTTGCAGGCAGCGTGCCGTTTGGCAAGGCCCAGGCTCCGGGCGTAGAGGAGTATGCCGACCGCGTGGACACCATGGAATTTCTGGCGCAGCTAACTTAG
- a CDS encoding adenine nucleotide alpha hydrolase family protein: MDTTAPGITFDSEGTCSFCDVHDRMETAFPLGKIGRETVRQQANEMRRAGRNRRYDCVVGLSGGRDSTYTLWYCVTQLKLRPLAVHFNDGFGNPVAGENMARTCQRLGVELRTITSDWRESKDLKIAFLKASVPDMEEGTDLGIATALYGVAAKEGIQHLIIGQSFRTEGIAPLSWNFLDGRYLRAVHKQFGTVPLRRWQPADPGFNLGVKEMFYYAFVRRIKTITLLYHLDYVRTEVDEILVRELAWKSPGAHYSDDLYQSLIYYLNRIKFNIDRRLFNYSALVRSGQMSREVALHRISSVNSIEDESIISLCIKRLGLTRAEFEAIVAAPVKTFHDYPNNYALLKLLRGPIKLMSRLNLIPESAYDKYFNCGT; the protein is encoded by the coding sequence ATGGACACTACCGCGCCGGGAATCACGTTTGACTCGGAGGGCACCTGCTCCTTCTGTGACGTCCACGACCGGATGGAAACGGCCTTTCCGCTCGGCAAAATCGGCCGCGAAACGGTGCGGCAGCAGGCCAATGAAATGCGCCGGGCCGGCCGTAACCGCCGCTACGACTGCGTGGTGGGCCTGAGCGGCGGCCGCGACAGCACCTATACCCTCTGGTACTGCGTCACCCAACTCAAGCTGCGCCCGCTGGCAGTGCATTTCAACGACGGCTTTGGCAACCCCGTGGCCGGCGAAAATATGGCACGCACCTGCCAGCGCCTGGGCGTGGAGCTGCGCACCATCACATCGGACTGGCGCGAGTCGAAAGACCTGAAAATCGCCTTTTTGAAGGCTTCGGTGCCCGATATGGAGGAAGGTACCGACCTGGGTATTGCCACGGCCCTGTATGGGGTGGCGGCCAAAGAAGGCATTCAGCACCTGATTATCGGTCAGTCATTCCGGACCGAGGGCATTGCCCCGCTCAGCTGGAATTTTCTGGATGGCCGCTACCTGCGGGCCGTGCACAAGCAGTTTGGCACGGTGCCGCTGCGGCGCTGGCAGCCCGCCGACCCGGGCTTTAATCTGGGCGTCAAAGAGATGTTTTACTATGCCTTCGTGCGGCGCATCAAGACCATAACGCTATTGTATCACCTTGACTATGTGCGCACTGAAGTTGACGAAATACTGGTGCGCGAGCTGGCCTGGAAAAGCCCCGGCGCGCATTATTCCGACGACCTTTACCAAAGCCTGATTTACTACCTCAACCGCATCAAGTTCAATATCGACCGGCGGCTGTTCAATTATTCGGCACTGGTGCGTTCGGGTCAGATGAGCCGCGAGGTGGCACTACACCGCATTTCCAGCGTCAATTCCATCGAAGACGAATCGATTATTTCGCTCTGCATCAAGCGCTTGGGCCTAACGCGGGCCGAGTTCGAGGCCATTGTGGCCGCTCCGGTGAAAACCTTTCACGACTACCCCAATAATTACGCGTTGCTGAAGCTGCTGCGCGGCCCCATTAAGCTCATGAGCCGGTTGAACCTGATTCCCGAATCGGCTTACGATAAATACTTTAACTGCGGCACCTGA